The genomic window GGGATGGTCCAGTTTAAAAAAGTGTTCACTGGTGAGGAGAAGCGCGACTATGTTCGGGCGACTACCTGTCAGCGGAGCGTCCGGGCTGGGGGCAAACATAACGACCTGGAAAATGTCGGTTATACCGCCCGCCATCACACTTTTTTTGAGATGCTCGGTAATTTCTCTTTTGGCGATTATTTTAAGAAGGAGGCCGTTGCCTATGCGTGGGAATTTTTGACCAAGGTCCTGGAATTGCCCACTGAAAAGCTCTGGGTGACGGTCTTTGATGACGATGATGAGGCCTTTGCCCTCTGGGAAAAGGCGGAGGGCTTGCTGCCGGGTCGTATCGTTCGTATGGGGGAAAAGGATAATTTCTGGGCGATGGGTGATACCGGCCCGTGCGGTCCGTGCTCCGAGATTCATTTCGATCAGGGCGCGGCAGCGGGATGCGGCCGACCGGACTGCCGGCTGGGGTGTGACTGCGACCGCTTTCTGGAGCTGTGGAATCTGGTGTTCATGCAGTTTTATCGTGATGCAAACGGGACGCTCTCACCTCTGCCCAAGCCGAGCATCGACACCGGCATGGGGCTGGAACGAGTTACAGCCGTACTCCAGGACAAGTATACCAATTACGACTCTGATATCTTCACCACGGTGATGGACAAGATCTCCTTTGTTTCTGGAGTTGCTTACGGGGTCGATCCAAAAAGTGATACTGCCTTGAGGGTCATCGCCGATCACGCTCGGGCCACCACATTTTTGGTGGCCGATGGGGTGCTGCCATCCAACGAAGGGCGAGGCTATGTCTTACGCCGGATTATGCGGCGGGCAATCCGCTATGGTCGCTCTATGGGCCTTACTAAGCCATTCCTCGCGACAATTACCGCAACGGTAGCCCGTCAGATGGCCAGCGCCTATCCTCATCTGGCTGGGGCGAGGGAGTTGTTGGCCAAGGTGGTAAATAACGAAGAGGAGCGCTTCCTGGAGACTATTGATCATGGCCTGGCCATGCTCCAGGATGAGTTTTCCCGGATGCGAGCAGCCGGCGTCCAGCTGGTGCCTGGTGAGTTTATGTTCAAGCTCTACGATACCTTTGGCTTTCCAGTGGACATTGTTCGCGATATGGCTTTGGAATTGGGCTGCGAGGTCGATCAGGTAGGGTTTAATCACGCGATGGATGCGCAGCGGCAGCAGTCGAGAAAATCGTGGAAGGGCAACTTGGGACATGTTCAGCTCGGCATTGATTTTGCCGTAAAGGCAGGGCATACCATTTTCCGGGGTTACGAAAGCAGTGAATCGAGTTCAGTTATTAAGGCCATTCTTGGTGAGAATGGAGAGGAGATTGTTTCCGGCGACGCCGGGAGCCAGGTGATGATCGCGGTGGCCGAAACCCCATTTTACGCTGAGTCCGGCGGGCAAGTAGGGGACAGTGGCCAGATAACCGGTTCGTCCGGCATTGCTCAGGTCATGGACACAGTTAAGGGGCCGGGCGGGGTTACCCTGCATAAAGCCCAGATTGTTGCCGGAGCGGTGGCTGTTGGCGATAGTGTCGATCTGAAGGTCAATAGATCCCGTCGCCGGGACATCGAAGCCAACCACAGTGCGACCCATCTCCTCCAGGCGGCGCTCCGTAAGGTGTTGGGTGATCATGTCAATCAGTCCGGTTCCCAGGTCGATGAAGACCGGTTGCGTTTCGATTTCACCCATTTTTCACCGATGACGACAGATCAACTGACTCAGATTGAGGTCATGGTCAACGAGGAGATCAGGGCCAATCTTTTGCGTGAGGCCATAGAGATGGATCGGGATGCGGCGAGAAAATCGGGAGCTATGGCGCTGTTTGGAGAAAAATATGATACCATGGTGCGGGTAGTAAGTTTTGGTAATGTGAGTAGGGAGTTGTGCGGGGGAACTCACGTGGAGGCCAGTGGGCAGATAGGCCTCTTTAAGATTTTAAGTGAAACCGGCATCGCTGCGGGTGTCAGACGGTTGGTGGCAACCACCGGGCGGGCTGCCATGGCCCGCTATCAGGATATGGAAAAGGCGATAGCCGGGTTTGCTGAAACCATGAAAACCACGCCGGACGAGGTGGATGGAAAGATCAAGACCCTGCTTGCCCGTCAGAAGGAATTAGAGCGGGAGGTGAGTCAGCTGACGGCCAAACTCTCGCTCTCCAGCCTTGACAGCATTTTGGCTAAGGCGCATGAAGTACAGGGAATTAAGGTGGTCTGCGCTCAGGTTCCACTTGATTCTCCCAAAACCTTGCGGGAGATCGGTGATCGGATGCGTGACGCTGTAGGCAGCGGGGTGGTGGTTTTGGGTGGCGAGCTTCAGGGCAAGGCCGCTCTTTTGGCCATAGTGACCAAGGATTTGATCGGGAAATGTCATGCTGGGCAGATTATTAAGGAGGTGGCAGCTATGGTGGGTGGCAGTGGTGGTGGTCGGCCTGATATGGCTCAGGCCGGTGGGACGATGCCTGATAAATTGCCTGAGGCTCTGGCTGCAGTGTATGAGATTATTGCGACTCAGGCCTCTTAGGGTGGGCTATGCCTGATGCTCTTCAACCCTGCTTTACCATAGATGAAACAGGTGCTGTTTCTTGACAGTCTGAAGAAAAATGTTGATCCCATGGACTTTTTTTGTCGTCCTTTAGGGTGTTTTAGATGGATGTCAGTTTTTGGCCTTGCTGGATCATAAATGCCAGCACAGAGGGGGCTTGGGTTGCTGACGGTCATGATTTGAATCAGGGAAACCAGGTATAATTACTCACAAAATAATTCATCAAACAGGAGAGAAAGTGAAGGATAAAACGTTGACAGGCCAATTTTTATCTGATAAGAAATTCCCTAAATTTTTTGAATAGCCATTCATTTTTTGAGTTAGACCCTTTGAATGGTTCCAGGAAAGAGACAACCACCAAGGAGACCGCTGCATGATTACTATTGATCTCACCATGCCGCTTCATATCATCAATATGTTGCTTTTGATTGTGATTATGAATGCGGTGCTCTACCGGCCAATTCGTTCCATTCTGTTGGAGCGGGATAAGAAGATGTCCGGCTTGGCCAAGGATATTGAGACTTTTGAGAAGAATTCCAATTTGCGTCTCGAAGAGTTTAACCGAAAATTGGCTGAGGCCCGTGGCAAGGCAAAGTCAGAATTTGAAGCGGTAAAAGGGGAGGCCATGGCCACCACAAGTGAGCAATTGGCCGCTGTGCGCAAAGGGGCTGATGCAGATAAGGCTATTCAACTGGGGACCATCAACGGTCAGGTCTCAGCGGCTCAGCAAACGCTTAAGGGGCAGCTTGACAGCTTTGCTCAAGAGATGGCCAACAAGATTTTAGGGAGGGCTGTTTGAGTATGAAGCAGACGACGAAAAAAAGTAACATCACCTGGGTTTTAACCGCTGGTATGGTTTTGCTGGCTGCTGCGGTGGCCTATGCAGAAGGTGGCGGACACGGTGAGGCAGCAAATCCCTTGTCCCATGAAAAAATGATGGATCTGCTGTGGCGGACCACAAATTTCGTTGCCTTGGTGATCATCCTGGTGAAATTTGGATCAAAGCCGATTGTTAGTGCCTTGGGATCTCGCCGGATGGCAATAGCCGACCGCTTCGATGTCTTGAATACTCGTCGGGGTGAGGTTGAGCTGTCCTATAAGAAATATGAGGATAAGTTGGCGCGTATTGATCAAGACGTTCAGAGCATTATCGACTCTGCCAAGGTTCAGGCCGAGAAGGAACGGGAAAAAATTATTGCCGATGCCAACCGAGCTGCCGCTGATATTAAGCGGAAGGCTGAGTTGTCGGTTCAGTATGAATTCACCTTGGCCAAGAAGGCCCTGCGTGAGGAGATTGCCGAGCAGGCTACGAAGATGGCTGAGGCCTTGGTCGTTAAAAACTTCACCGAAGCGGATCAGAGCAAATTGGTAAGTGAATACCTTGATAAGGTAGGTGCCCGGTCATGAAAAACGCAATTCTTGCCAATCGTTATGCTAAGGCCCTGTTTTCTGTTGCTCAGGAAGAGAACGCCTTTGATGACTATGCCAAATCATTGAAAGAAATAGTGACAGCCATGACCACCTATCCTGAGGTTAAGGATGGGCTGACCAATGTTATGTATCCGGTAGATGTTCGGTGCAAGGTTATGGCGCATATCGCCGAAGCTCAAGGGGCAACCCAGATAATAAAAAATTTCCTGGATTTGGTTATTCAGAAGAAAAGAGCGGCTTTCCTTCCCGAGATCGCCGAGGCCTTTCAGGCCTTGATTGATGCACAGCGCAATATTTGCCAAGGCACGGTAGTAACGGCCATGCCGCTCAGCGCTGAGTTGAATGAAAAAATTCAGGCCACTCTGGAAAAGATTACCGGTAAAAAGGTTGTTATTAGCACGAAAGTTGATCCTGCCATTCTCGGCGGTATTATTGCCAAGGTTGGAGATTTAGTTATGGATGGCAGCATTCGAAGCCAGTTACAAGGGTTAAAAGAATCCATTAAAGGGAGTGAATAAGCACAATGCAGATTAAAGCCGAAGAGATCAGTCAAATTATCAAGGGTCAGATCAAGGACTATGAGTCAAAAGTTGATCTGAGTGAAACTGGTACAGTAATCTCCGTTGGTGACGGTATTGCCCGTGTCCATGGTGTTGAGAACTGCATGGCGATGGAACTCCTGGAGTTTTCTAATGGAGTACTTGGCCTGGCCTTGAACCTGGAAGCTGACAACGTTGGTTGCGCCGTACTTGGTGAGGTCGCCGGGATTAAAGAAGGTGATACCGTCAAACGTACAGGTAAGATCGCCGAGGTTCCGGTTGGCCCTGAGATGGAAGGTCGCGTCGTAGATGCCGTTGGTCATCCTATTGATGGTCAAGGTCCGATTAATGCCAAGGAGTCTCGGAAAATTGAAGTTATTGCCCCTGGCGTTATCGCCAGAAAAGGTGTTCATGAGCCTTGTTACACAGGGTTAAAGGCCATCGATGCCATGACGCCGGTCGGAAAAGGTCAGCGCGAGTTGGTCATTGGGGATCGCCAGATCGGCAAAACCGCGGTCTGTGTTGATGCGATCATCGCTCAGAAAGAGACGGGCGTGCATTGCATCTACGTTGCTATCGGACAGAAGAAATCTACCGTTGCTCTGGTGGTTGAGGCCCTCCGTAAGAATGATGCCATGAAATATACTACGGTTGTTGCCGCATGTGCCTCTGATCCGGCGCCGCTGCAGTACGTTTCAGCTTTTGCTGGATGCGCTATGGGCGAATATTTTCGCGACAATGGACAGCATGCCCTAATCATCTATGATGATCTTTCCAAGCAGGCTGTTGCCTATCGTCAGTTGTCTCTCTTGCTTCGTCGTCCGCCAGGACGTGAGGCTTTCCCAGGCGACATCTTCTTCAACCATTCACGTTTGTTGGAGCGTTCCGCCAAGCTCAGTGACGAGTTGGGCGCTGGATCCCTCACCGCTCTGCCGATTATTGAGACTCAGGCCGGTGATGTTTCCGCCTATATTCCGACCAACGTTATTTCAATCACCGATGGTCAGGTGTATCTTGAGCCAAGTCTGTTCTTTGCTGGTGTTCGTCCAGCGATCAATGTTGGTTTGTCTGTATCCCGCGTTGGTGGCGCTGCCCAGGTCAAGGCGATGAAGCAGGTAGCCGGCACCTTGCGGCTTGATCTTGCCCAATACCGTGAATTGGCGGCCTTTGCTCAGTTTGGTTCTGACCTTGATGCAGCAACTCAAGCCCAGTTGACCCGTGGTGCCCGTCTGGTTGAAATCCTCAAACAGCCACAGTATCAGCCTCTGTCCATGGAAAAGCAGGTAACGATACTCTTTGCCGGCACCAAGGGCCTTCTTGATACGCTTCCCGTTGATTTCCTGGGTAGATTTGAGAAGGAACTGTACGCTTATATTGATCAGAAGGATCCGGCCATCTTTGCTACCCTGAAGGAAAAGGAGATCATCGACGCCGACCTTCAGACCAAGATGAACACCACCATCGGCGCCTTTGTTAAAGAGTTCAAGAGCGCTAACGGCATCAACTGATTGAATCAGGGATATAATTATGGCCAGTCTTAAAGATGTAAAAAGTAAGATAGGCGGTGTCAAGAAGACAGCGCAGATCACCAGCGCCATGAATATGGTCGCCGCATCCAAATTGCGAGGTGCACAAAGCAAGATGGAGCGGTTCAGGCCCTATGCCTCTAAGTTCAATCAGGCGATGGGCAATCTCTCTTCCGGCATGGATTCTGGGCAGTTTCCTTTGATGGAGGTCCGGGAAGTTAATAATGTCGAGTTGGTGATTGTAACATCTGATCGTGGGCTGTGTGGTAGTTTTAATGCTAATATTATCTCCAGCGCTGAGAGATTGATCAAACAGTATAAGGCTGAGGGTAAAAAAGTATCTCTCGTCTGCATTGGTAAAAAAGCGATCAGCAAGATGAAGAAAACTGGGTTAGTCCGTAAACAGTATGCTGATATCATGGGTACTTTTCAGATGTTCAACGCCCGGGCCATTGCACAGGATGTCGCTGAAAATTTTCTAAGCGGCAGTACTGATCTGGTTCAGCTGATTTATGGTGAGTTCAAGAGTGTTGCGGTTCAGAGGCCAAAGACAGTAGCTCTGCTTCCGATTCAACCTGTAGCAGGCAGTGCTGATGTCGTGGCAGTCGGCAAGGGGGATTATATTTATGAGCCCAGTTCCGATCAGATCATGGAAGTATTGCAGCCGCTCTATCTCAATGTCATGGTCTATAGCAGCATGCTCGAAGTATCCGCAGGAGAAAATGCAGCGCGGATGACCTCCATGGACAACGCCACCAAGGCGTGTAAGGATATGATTCATAGCCTGACCTTGGTTTATAATAAGGCGCGGCAGAGTAGTATCACCGCTGAGTTAATGGATATCGTCGGTGGTGCCGAGGCCCTGAAAGGTTAATTTTATTAATGGATTTGATTGTGGCCTGGTTCAAGTGATCAGGTCAGCAAGATTCAATACAAGCAAGTGTTGAGGAGGCAGATTGCCACATGAGTGCAGAGCAAACAGCAGGTAACATAGGTAAAATTGTACAGGTCATCGGACCTGTCGTCGATGTTGAATTCAACGCAGGATGTTTACCGAATATCGGCAAC from Desulfobulbaceae bacterium includes these protein-coding regions:
- the alaS gene encoding alanine--tRNA ligase, which encodes MNGNEIREKFLNFFAARDHQIVDSSSLVPQDDPTLLFVNSGMVQFKKVFTGEEKRDYVRATTCQRSVRAGGKHNDLENVGYTARHHTFFEMLGNFSFGDYFKKEAVAYAWEFLTKVLELPTEKLWVTVFDDDDEAFALWEKAEGLLPGRIVRMGEKDNFWAMGDTGPCGPCSEIHFDQGAAAGCGRPDCRLGCDCDRFLELWNLVFMQFYRDANGTLSPLPKPSIDTGMGLERVTAVLQDKYTNYDSDIFTTVMDKISFVSGVAYGVDPKSDTALRVIADHARATTFLVADGVLPSNEGRGYVLRRIMRRAIRYGRSMGLTKPFLATITATVARQMASAYPHLAGARELLAKVVNNEEERFLETIDHGLAMLQDEFSRMRAAGVQLVPGEFMFKLYDTFGFPVDIVRDMALELGCEVDQVGFNHAMDAQRQQSRKSWKGNLGHVQLGIDFAVKAGHTIFRGYESSESSSVIKAILGENGEEIVSGDAGSQVMIAVAETPFYAESGGQVGDSGQITGSSGIAQVMDTVKGPGGVTLHKAQIVAGAVAVGDSVDLKVNRSRRRDIEANHSATHLLQAALRKVLGDHVNQSGSQVDEDRLRFDFTHFSPMTTDQLTQIEVMVNEEIRANLLREAIEMDRDAARKSGAMALFGEKYDTMVRVVSFGNVSRELCGGTHVEASGQIGLFKILSETGIAAGVRRLVATTGRAAMARYQDMEKAIAGFAETMKTTPDEVDGKIKTLLARQKELEREVSQLTAKLSLSSLDSILAKAHEVQGIKVVCAQVPLDSPKTLREIGDRMRDAVGSGVVVLGGELQGKAALLAIVTKDLIGKCHAGQIIKEVAAMVGGSGGGRPDMAQAGGTMPDKLPEALAAVYEIIATQAS
- the atpF gene encoding F0F1 ATP synthase subunit B, with the translated sequence MKQTTKKSNITWVLTAGMVLLAAAVAYAEGGGHGEAANPLSHEKMMDLLWRTTNFVALVIILVKFGSKPIVSALGSRRMAIADRFDVLNTRRGEVELSYKKYEDKLARIDQDVQSIIDSAKVQAEKEREKIIADANRAAADIKRKAELSVQYEFTLAKKALREEIAEQATKMAEALVVKNFTEADQSKLVSEYLDKVGARS
- a CDS encoding F0F1 ATP synthase subunit delta, which gives rise to MKNAILANRYAKALFSVAQEENAFDDYAKSLKEIVTAMTTYPEVKDGLTNVMYPVDVRCKVMAHIAEAQGATQIIKNFLDLVIQKKRAAFLPEIAEAFQALIDAQRNICQGTVVTAMPLSAELNEKIQATLEKITGKKVVISTKVDPAILGGIIAKVGDLVMDGSIRSQLQGLKESIKGSE
- a CDS encoding F0F1 ATP synthase subunit alpha, whose protein sequence is MQIKAEEISQIIKGQIKDYESKVDLSETGTVISVGDGIARVHGVENCMAMELLEFSNGVLGLALNLEADNVGCAVLGEVAGIKEGDTVKRTGKIAEVPVGPEMEGRVVDAVGHPIDGQGPINAKESRKIEVIAPGVIARKGVHEPCYTGLKAIDAMTPVGKGQRELVIGDRQIGKTAVCVDAIIAQKETGVHCIYVAIGQKKSTVALVVEALRKNDAMKYTTVVAACASDPAPLQYVSAFAGCAMGEYFRDNGQHALIIYDDLSKQAVAYRQLSLLLRRPPGREAFPGDIFFNHSRLLERSAKLSDELGAGSLTALPIIETQAGDVSAYIPTNVISITDGQVYLEPSLFFAGVRPAINVGLSVSRVGGAAQVKAMKQVAGTLRLDLAQYRELAAFAQFGSDLDAATQAQLTRGARLVEILKQPQYQPLSMEKQVTILFAGTKGLLDTLPVDFLGRFEKELYAYIDQKDPAIFATLKEKEIIDADLQTKMNTTIGAFVKEFKSANGIN
- the atpG gene encoding ATP synthase F1 subunit gamma; translated protein: MASLKDVKSKIGGVKKTAQITSAMNMVAASKLRGAQSKMERFRPYASKFNQAMGNLSSGMDSGQFPLMEVREVNNVELVIVTSDRGLCGSFNANIISSAERLIKQYKAEGKKVSLVCIGKKAISKMKKTGLVRKQYADIMGTFQMFNARAIAQDVAENFLSGSTDLVQLIYGEFKSVAVQRPKTVALLPIQPVAGSADVVAVGKGDYIYEPSSDQIMEVLQPLYLNVMVYSSMLEVSAGENAARMTSMDNATKACKDMIHSLTLVYNKARQSSITAELMDIVGGAEALKG